The following proteins are co-located in the Myroides profundi genome:
- a CDS encoding heme/hemin ABC transporter substrate-binding protein, whose product MKKLTALFLIVTAMMSCNSKKEQESTPVETAQVKERIISLNGAITETLVALGEKENIIAVDVTSTYPEDIKTTAQDLGHTSKISIESIMALKPTIIYATEKDLNDDFKSQLEKTKIRLEVIKQEFSLEGTKTLIKTVAQSLNNENYQPLLDKIDQDLQGLPSFENKPKVLFIYARGAATLLVAGDKTPVNSIVKIAGAQNAVTEFEDFKPLTPESLLNSNPDYILMFTTGLQSMGGIDGVLKIDGINKTNAGKNKKVIAMDGLLLSGFGPRVGQAAKELNQLLSE is encoded by the coding sequence ATGAAAAAACTAACAGCTTTATTCCTAATCGTTACAGCAATGATGAGCTGTAATTCTAAAAAAGAACAAGAGTCTACACCAGTTGAAACGGCTCAAGTAAAAGAAAGAATTATTTCTCTAAATGGAGCAATTACAGAAACACTTGTTGCTCTTGGAGAAAAAGAAAATATAATAGCAGTAGATGTAACTAGTACTTATCCTGAGGACATTAAAACAACAGCACAAGATCTAGGACATACTTCTAAAATATCTATCGAAAGCATTATGGCGTTAAAACCAACGATTATATATGCTACAGAAAAAGACCTTAATGATGACTTTAAAAGTCAATTAGAAAAAACAAAAATACGCTTAGAAGTTATTAAACAAGAGTTCTCTTTAGAAGGAACAAAGACATTAATAAAAACAGTAGCTCAGTCATTAAACAATGAAAACTACCAACCACTTCTAGACAAAATAGATCAAGATTTACAAGGTCTTCCTTCATTTGAAAACAAACCTAAGGTATTGTTCATCTATGCTCGTGGAGCTGCAACATTACTAGTAGCAGGAGACAAAACACCAGTAAACAGTATTGTTAAAATCGCTGGAGCACAAAATGCTGTAACAGAATTTGAGGATTTCAAACCTCTTACACCAGAATCATTACTAAACAGTAACCCAGACTACATCCTAATGTTCACAACAGGATTACAAAGTATGGGAGGTATCGATGGAGTATTAAAAATCGATGGTATCAACAAAACTAACGCAGGTAAAAACAAAAAAGTAATTGCAATGGATGGCTTATTATTAAGTGGATTTGGTCCAAGAGTAGGTCAAGCAGCGAAAGAATTAAATCAATTACTATCTGAATAA
- a CDS encoding aminotransferase class V-fold PLP-dependent enzyme: MLDIKEVRKNFPILTQSVNGKPLVYFDNAATAQKPKVVEDAIVKYYETINANIHRGVHTLSQLATDAYEEARKKVQAHVNAKHDYEVLFTAGTTFGINLVASGFGSLLKEGDEVLISAMEHHSNIVPWQFACERSGATLKVIPMNQDGDLIMEEFDKLLNSNTKVVAVTHISNALGTINPIKEIIAKAHQVGAAVLIDGAQATPHIKPDVQDLDCDFYVFSGHKVCGPTGTGVLYGKEEWLNKLPPYQGGGEMIKTVTFEKTTYACLPHKFEAGTPNIAGGIVLGVALDYLNGIGFDKIAAYEHELLEYGTKRLSEIEGLKIYGTAKEKTSVISFNLEGIHPYDVGVIVDKLGVAVRTGHHCTQPIMDFFGIPGTIRASFAFYNTKEEIDVLVEAVKKAQMMLS; encoded by the coding sequence ATGTTAGATATAAAGGAGGTACGTAAGAATTTTCCAATTCTTACTCAATCAGTAAATGGCAAGCCTTTAGTTTATTTTGACAACGCAGCTACTGCACAAAAGCCAAAAGTGGTAGAGGATGCAATTGTTAAATATTACGAAACTATCAATGCAAATATTCATAGAGGTGTGCATACGCTTAGCCAATTGGCTACGGATGCGTATGAGGAAGCTCGTAAAAAAGTACAAGCTCATGTGAATGCTAAGCATGATTATGAAGTACTGTTTACAGCAGGGACTACGTTTGGAATAAATTTGGTGGCAAGTGGTTTTGGTAGTCTACTTAAGGAAGGTGATGAGGTGCTTATCTCAGCTATGGAGCACCATTCTAATATTGTGCCATGGCAGTTCGCTTGTGAACGTTCAGGAGCTACATTGAAAGTTATTCCAATGAATCAGGATGGTGATTTAATTATGGAAGAATTTGATAAGCTATTAAATTCTAATACAAAAGTAGTAGCTGTAACCCATATTTCTAATGCGCTAGGAACTATTAACCCAATTAAGGAAATTATAGCTAAAGCACATCAAGTAGGAGCTGCTGTCTTAATCGATGGTGCTCAAGCAACACCGCATATTAAACCTGATGTACAAGACCTAGATTGTGATTTCTATGTGTTTTCAGGCCATAAGGTGTGTGGACCTACAGGAACTGGTGTTCTTTATGGAAAAGAAGAGTGGTTAAATAAATTACCACCTTATCAAGGAGGAGGAGAGATGATCAAGACGGTTACTTTTGAGAAAACAACATATGCATGTCTACCACATAAATTTGAGGCAGGTACACCAAATATTGCTGGAGGAATTGTATTAGGAGTTGCTTTAGATTATTTAAACGGAATAGGCTTTGATAAAATAGCTGCTTATGAGCACGAACTTTTAGAGTATGGAACGAAGCGTTTATCTGAAATAGAAGGGCTTAAAATATATGGAACTGCCAAAGAGAAGACTTCTGTGATTTCTTTTAACCTAGAAGGTATTCATCCTTATGATGTAGGAGTTATCGTAGATAAACTTGGTGTAGCAGTTCGTACAGGACATCATTGTACTCAACCAATCATGGACTTTTTTGGTATTCCTGGTACGATTAGAGCTTCATTTGCTTTCTATAATACAAAAGAGGAAATCGATGTGTTAGTAGAAGCTGTGAAGAAAGCACAAATGATGTTATCATAA
- a CDS encoding SufE family protein: MTIKEIQEEIIDDFSMFDDWMQRYEYIIELGKSLPLIDPQYQVEENLIKGCQSQVWLYAELQDGKVVFTANSDAILTKGIIAILIRVFSGQRTEDILNADMSFIDEIGLKEHLSPTRANGLVSMIKQIKMYALAYQAKQ, translated from the coding sequence ATGACAATTAAAGAAATTCAAGAAGAGATAATTGACGATTTTTCAATGTTCGACGATTGGATGCAACGTTATGAATATATTATTGAATTAGGAAAAAGCCTTCCGTTAATCGACCCTCAGTATCAAGTAGAAGAGAACTTGATTAAAGGATGTCAATCACAAGTGTGGTTGTATGCTGAGTTACAAGATGGCAAGGTCGTTTTTACGGCAAATAGTGATGCTATTTTGACTAAAGGAATTATTGCTATTTTGATTCGAGTGTTTTCAGGACAGAGAACAGAAGATATCCTAAATGCAGATATGTCTTTTATTGACGAGATAGGTCTAAAAGAACATTTGTCTCCGACTAGAGCAAATGGATTAGTTTCAATGATCAAACAAATTAAAATGTATGCTTTAGCTTATCAAGCTAAACAATAA
- a CDS encoding iron-sulfur cluster assembly protein → MEEVDVQQLGENIVKVLKTIYDPEIPVDIYELGLIYDVFVNENYDVKILMTLTSPNCPVAETLPMEVEEKVRSIDNVKSVEIELTFEPSWTKDLMSEEAKLELGML, encoded by the coding sequence ATGGAAGAAGTAGATGTACAACAATTAGGGGAGAATATAGTTAAGGTTCTTAAAACTATTTATGACCCAGAGATTCCTGTAGATATATATGAGTTAGGATTGATTTATGATGTTTTTGTTAATGAAAATTACGACGTTAAGATTTTAATGACATTAACTTCACCTAACTGTCCTGTAGCAGAGACTCTACCAATGGAGGTAGAGGAGAAGGTAAGATCAATAGACAATGTAAAAAGTGTTGAGATTGAATTAACTTTTGAGCCATCTTGGACAAAAGATTTAATGAGTGAAGAGGCTAAATTAGAGTTAGGAATGCTTTAA
- a CDS encoding DUF2480 family protein, producing the protein MEGEIVNKVANSALKVFDLEELYPTNPRMDIDIAQWLYEGFVLREKEFRAALKEVDWSIYENAYVGLFCSTDAILPGWAYMLLTSHLQPVAKRIFLGDRAHLEKSIYQELLFSLDYSQYVDLPVIIKGCSKKEIPEEAYVLATQLMMNHARSVMFGEACSAVPVYKRAIKK; encoded by the coding sequence ATGGAGGGAGAAATTGTAAATAAAGTTGCTAATAGTGCTCTTAAAGTTTTTGACTTAGAAGAGTTATATCCTACGAATCCTCGTATGGATATCGATATAGCACAGTGGTTATACGAAGGATTTGTTCTTAGAGAGAAAGAATTCAGAGCTGCATTAAAAGAGGTAGATTGGTCTATTTACGAAAATGCTTATGTAGGATTATTCTGCTCTACAGATGCTATTCTTCCAGGATGGGCATATATGCTATTGACAAGTCATCTTCAACCTGTTGCAAAACGTATATTCTTAGGTGATAGAGCTCATTTAGAAAAGTCTATTTATCAAGAATTATTGTTTTCTTTAGATTATTCTCAATATGTAGATTTGCCTGTAATTATTAAAGGTTGTTCAAAGAAGGAAATCCCAGAGGAGGCGTATGTTTTAGCAACACAATTAATGATGAATCACGCACGTTCAGTGATGTTTGGTGAAGCTTGTTCAGCAGTGCCTGTGTATAAACGCGCGATTAAAAAGTAG
- a CDS encoding DUF3078 domain-containing protein, giving the protein MKRLLLGVCAFLAVYSAQAQETEANTATEAVSPWTRTGNFTFLLNQSSFSNWQAGGDNNVSGSFKVNYDFNYKQGDWNWDNKIIASYGLTKLKGQDQKKTDDRLEFNSLLGKKAQGNWFYSAFLNFKTQMDRGVDKDGVYNSHFMSPAYLQIGPGMLWKKSDNLKVNIAPATSRFILVHDHFTEFGDAFGVEKGKSMKYQLGMSINGYYKFDVMENVSVENILNLYSNYLKKPENVVIDYQLNVVMKINKYLSTNFTFQTIYDDLAYKGFQVREMVGVGVNYNF; this is encoded by the coding sequence ATGAAGAGACTTTTATTAGGAGTGTGCGCTTTCTTAGCAGTGTATTCAGCTCAGGCTCAGGAAACTGAGGCTAATACAGCAACAGAAGCTGTTAGCCCATGGACAAGAACAGGTAATTTTACTTTTTTACTTAACCAATCTAGCTTCTCAAATTGGCAAGCAGGTGGAGATAATAACGTATCTGGAAGTTTTAAAGTGAATTACGATTTCAATTACAAACAAGGTGATTGGAACTGGGATAATAAAATAATTGCTAGTTATGGTCTTACTAAGTTAAAAGGGCAAGATCAGAAAAAAACTGATGATAGATTAGAGTTTAACTCATTACTAGGTAAAAAAGCTCAGGGTAACTGGTTCTATTCTGCATTCTTGAATTTCAAGACTCAGATGGATAGAGGAGTAGATAAAGATGGAGTATATAACTCTCACTTTATGTCTCCAGCTTACTTACAAATAGGACCTGGTATGTTGTGGAAAAAGAGTGATAATTTAAAAGTGAATATTGCGCCAGCTACTTCACGTTTTATCTTAGTTCACGACCACTTTACAGAGTTTGGTGATGCTTTTGGTGTTGAAAAAGGTAAATCAATGAAATACCAACTGGGGATGTCTATTAATGGATACTACAAATTCGACGTTATGGAGAATGTATCTGTTGAGAATATCTTAAACTTATATTCTAACTATCTGAAAAAACCAGAGAATGTGGTAATTGATTATCAGTTGAATGTAGTGATGAAGATTAATAAATATCTTTCTACAAACTTTACATTCCAAACAATCTATGATGACTTAGCTTATAAAGGCTTCCAAGTTAGAGAGATGGTTGGAGTAGGAGTAAACTACAACTTCTAA
- the asnA gene encoding aspartate--ammonia ligase, whose product MSKKEILQTEKSIALVKEQFSKGLCNALNLYPISSPMIVNEGTGINDDLNGIERPVSFPVKFLNNNRGVVVHSLAKWKRIRLQELELDAHEGILTDMKALRPDEDSSPIHSIYVDQWDWELRIEKADRTLSYLKNIVRSIYQTLLDTEHRIYEELGIEPILPKKLSFIHSEQLLQLYPTLTPKEREHAIAKEYGAVFIIGIGGKLSNDIPHDSRSADYDDWTTPTEDGYKGLNGDLLVWNPVHGKSLELSSMGIRVDKEALEHQLELAGALDKKSLLYHSLLLEDKLPLCIGGGLGQSRICMFLLRKKHIGEVQASIWPEEVRREAEQKGINLL is encoded by the coding sequence ATGAGCAAAAAAGAAATTTTACAAACAGAAAAATCCATTGCATTAGTCAAAGAACAATTCTCTAAAGGACTATGTAATGCACTTAACCTATACCCTATATCATCACCTATGATCGTAAATGAAGGCACAGGTATTAATGATGATTTAAACGGTATAGAGCGTCCAGTGTCATTCCCTGTAAAATTTCTAAATAACAATCGCGGTGTAGTAGTACATTCATTAGCAAAATGGAAAAGAATTAGACTACAAGAGCTAGAGTTAGATGCTCATGAAGGAATTCTAACAGATATGAAAGCCCTTCGTCCAGACGAGGATAGCAGTCCTATACACTCTATCTATGTCGATCAATGGGACTGGGAATTACGCATTGAAAAAGCAGATAGAACTCTAAGTTATTTGAAAAATATAGTCCGTTCAATCTATCAAACATTGCTAGACACAGAACACAGAATATATGAAGAACTAGGAATAGAACCTATCCTGCCTAAAAAACTGTCTTTTATTCATTCTGAGCAACTTTTACAACTATACCCTACTCTTACTCCAAAAGAAAGAGAACATGCAATAGCGAAAGAATATGGGGCTGTTTTTATTATAGGAATTGGAGGAAAGCTATCTAATGACATTCCTCATGATAGCAGATCAGCTGACTATGACGATTGGACTACTCCTACAGAAGATGGTTACAAAGGATTAAATGGTGATTTACTAGTTTGGAACCCTGTTCATGGTAAATCATTAGAGTTATCTTCTATGGGAATTAGAGTAGACAAAGAAGCTTTAGAACATCAATTAGAGTTAGCAGGAGCTTTAGATAAAAAATCATTGTTATATCACAGCTTATTACTTGAGGATAAGTTACCTCTTTGTATAGGTGGTGGTCTAGGTCAATCAAGAATTTGTATGTTCTTATTGCGCAAAAAGCATATTGGAGAAGTACAAGCGAGTATTTGGCCGGAGGAAGTAAGAAGAGAAGCGGAACAAAAAGGTATTAACCTATTATAA
- the hflX gene encoding GTPase HflX — protein sequence MIDREEINFERSVIVGIITQDQDESKLNEYLDELEFLTFTAGGQVYKRFTQKMDKPNPKTFVGTGKMQEIHNYIVENDIHTVIFDDELSPAQQKNISRELDCKVLDRTNLILDIFAQRAQTSYARTQVELAQFQYLLPRLSGMWTHLERQRGGIGMRGPGETEIETDRRIVRDRITLLRDKLKVIDKQMASQRGNRGAMVRVALVGYTNVGKSTLMNAVGKSEVFVENKLFATLDTTVRKIVIGNLPFLLSDTVGFIRKLPTQLVESFKSTLDEVREADLLLHVVDISHHDFVDHIESVNEILKDIKSNDKPTIMIFNKIDAYQPERIEEDDLMTERTSKHYSIEEWKKTWMNKVGENNAIFISATNKENFEEFRKKVYEAVREIHITRFPYNNFLFPDYDHLIESSEEE from the coding sequence ATGATTGATAGAGAAGAAATAAATTTTGAACGTTCTGTAATCGTTGGAATCATTACACAAGATCAAGATGAATCAAAGCTAAATGAGTATTTAGACGAATTAGAGTTTTTGACATTTACTGCAGGAGGACAAGTATATAAGCGTTTTACACAGAAAATGGACAAGCCAAATCCTAAGACCTTTGTTGGTACTGGGAAGATGCAAGAAATTCATAATTATATTGTAGAGAACGATATTCATACCGTGATATTCGATGATGAACTATCGCCTGCTCAACAAAAGAATATTTCGAGGGAACTAGACTGTAAAGTACTAGATCGTACCAACCTAATCCTAGACATCTTTGCTCAAAGAGCACAAACTTCGTATGCAAGAACTCAAGTAGAGCTAGCACAATTCCAGTATTTATTACCTAGACTATCTGGTATGTGGACTCACTTAGAAAGACAACGTGGAGGTATTGGGATGAGAGGTCCTGGGGAGACAGAGATAGAAACAGATAGACGAATCGTACGTGACCGTATTACCCTTTTAAGAGATAAACTAAAGGTAATCGATAAGCAAATGGCTTCTCAAAGAGGAAACCGTGGAGCAATGGTACGAGTAGCCTTAGTAGGGTATACTAACGTAGGGAAGTCTACACTGATGAATGCTGTAGGTAAAAGTGAAGTATTCGTAGAGAATAAGTTGTTTGCAACGCTAGATACTACTGTACGTAAAATCGTAATTGGTAACTTGCCATTCTTATTGTCAGATACTGTAGGGTTTATTCGTAAACTACCTACTCAGTTAGTGGAGTCATTTAAAAGTACCTTAGATGAAGTAAGAGAAGCAGATCTATTATTACACGTAGTAGATATTTCTCATCATGACTTCGTAGATCATATCGAATCTGTAAATGAGATTCTTAAGGATATCAAGAGTAATGACAAGCCTACTATTATGATATTTAACAAAATAGATGCTTATCAACCTGAGAGAATAGAAGAGGATGATCTAATGACAGAACGTACTTCTAAACACTATTCAATAGAAGAATGGAAGAAGACTTGGATGAATAAAGTAGGTGAAAACAATGCTATTTTTATCTCAGCAACAAACAAAGAAAACTTTGAAGAGTTTAGAAAGAAAGTTTACGAAGCAGTACGTGAAATTCACATTACACGTTTCCCTTACAACAACTTTTTATTCCCAGATTATGACCATTTAATTGAATCTTCAGAAGAAGAATAA
- a CDS encoding S1/P1 nuclease — protein sequence MKKLLSLFVVAFFALQTANVFAWGTTGHRVVAELAERNLSKKAKKQLKEIIGNQQLAYWANWPDFLKSDPSWKFADSWHYINMPGDLDRQAFDKELANSTDENLYKRALILIEELKDKNLPLAKKQENLYFLIHIIGDAHQPLHIGRPEDLGGNRVKIEWFRKATNLHSLWDSALVDFDKYSYTEYATVLDVHGANYNQKITSGTLEDWIYDSYTMANKLYASVEPEESLSYRYHFDHKDNVESQLLKGGLRLAKILNDIFK from the coding sequence ATGAAGAAATTATTATCCCTATTTGTAGTTGCATTCTTTGCATTACAGACAGCTAATGTATTTGCTTGGGGTACTACTGGTCACAGAGTAGTAGCTGAATTAGCAGAAAGAAACTTAAGCAAAAAAGCTAAAAAACAATTAAAAGAAATCATTGGCAACCAACAATTAGCTTACTGGGCTAACTGGCCAGACTTCTTAAAGTCAGATCCTTCTTGGAAATTCGCAGATAGCTGGCACTATATCAATATGCCAGGTGATCTAGATAGACAAGCATTCGATAAAGAACTAGCTAACTCTACAGATGAGAACTTATACAAAAGAGCTCTTATCCTTATCGAGGAGTTAAAAGACAAGAATCTTCCGCTAGCAAAAAAACAAGAGAATCTTTACTTCTTAATCCATATCATCGGTGATGCTCATCAACCATTACATATCGGTAGACCAGAAGATCTTGGAGGAAATAGAGTAAAAATAGAATGGTTTAGAAAAGCAACTAACTTACACAGTCTATGGGACTCTGCTCTAGTTGACTTCGATAAATATAGCTATACAGAATATGCTACTGTACTAGATGTACACGGTGCTAACTACAATCAAAAAATCACTTCTGGTACATTAGAAGATTGGATCTATGATTCGTATACGATGGCTAATAAACTATACGCTAGTGTAGAGCCTGAAGAATCTCTAAGCTACAGATACCACTTTGATCACAAAGACAACGTAGAAAGTCAATTACTAAAAGGAGGATTAAGATTAGCTAAAATCTTAAATGACATCTTTAAATAA
- a CDS encoding acyl-CoA thioesterase, with protein MEAKLVSESATLMTDLVLPGETNPLNNMFGGELLARMDRAAGIAARRHSRRVCVTASVNHVAFNRPIPLGSVVTVEAKISRSFNSSMEVYLDVWIEDRESGIKKKANEAIYTFVAVDDTGHPVAIPELIPETDLEKERYIGALRRKQLSLVIAGKMKPSDATELIALFNE; from the coding sequence ATGGAAGCAAAATTAGTATCTGAATCAGCTACTTTAATGACAGACTTAGTTCTACCAGGAGAGACTAACCCACTTAATAATATGTTCGGTGGAGAATTATTAGCTCGTATGGATAGAGCTGCTGGTATCGCTGCTAGAAGACACTCGCGCAGAGTATGCGTTACTGCATCAGTGAACCACGTCGCTTTTAACAGACCTATTCCTCTAGGAAGTGTAGTAACTGTGGAGGCTAAAATATCACGCTCATTTAACTCGTCTATGGAAGTATACTTAGATGTATGGATCGAAGACAGAGAGTCAGGAATAAAGAAAAAAGCAAATGAAGCTATCTATACATTCGTAGCTGTAGATGATACAGGTCATCCTGTAGCTATCCCTGAGCTAATCCCTGAAACAGATTTAGAGAAAGAAAGATACATCGGAGCCTTAAGACGTAAACAGTTAAGTTTAGTTATCGCAGGAAAGATGAAACCGAGTGATGCTACAGAACTTATAGCTCTATTTAACGAATAA
- a CDS encoding SPOR domain-containing protein has protein sequence MKIEKYISALLYRYQCVIIPGFGALLTEIKSSYYSEEKQCFFPPQKSLSFNASIKHNDGLLANHIAVEENISYDEAVLLINQNIKGWEVELRNIGSLELLNVGMFQTNSEGNLVFEPASNSNYLMTSFGLSTVMAKTIERSPIIPLAETVTVPTVKTNKKYTFFKYAAVVALFISTAGVFVNKGYEAYLNDEAYTVGKNVQSRVENKIQQATFIIEPTATTISIPVKEEEVVIEETVSTPYHIIACAFRSEQTSLSEAKKLQKKGYEGAKALSRTKYGVYPVSYGSYTTQQEAQREMRKIHNTINIDAWILVQ, from the coding sequence ATGAAGATCGAAAAATACATATCAGCTTTGCTTTATAGATACCAGTGTGTAATCATTCCTGGTTTTGGAGCTCTATTGACAGAAATCAAGTCATCATACTACAGTGAGGAGAAACAATGTTTCTTCCCTCCGCAGAAGAGTCTTTCTTTTAATGCGAGTATTAAGCATAACGATGGGTTATTAGCTAATCATATCGCTGTAGAAGAGAATATCTCTTATGATGAAGCTGTTCTTTTAATCAATCAGAATATTAAAGGATGGGAAGTAGAGTTGCGCAATATCGGTAGTTTAGAATTACTGAATGTGGGTATGTTCCAAACTAATTCTGAAGGTAATCTAGTATTCGAACCTGCTTCTAATAGTAATTACTTAATGACCTCTTTTGGTCTATCTACAGTAATGGCAAAGACGATAGAGCGATCTCCTATCATCCCACTTGCTGAAACTGTTACGGTACCTACTGTGAAGACAAACAAGAAGTATACATTCTTTAAATATGCTGCTGTAGTAGCTTTATTTATTAGTACAGCTGGAGTCTTTGTAAACAAAGGATATGAAGCGTACTTAAACGATGAAGCGTACACTGTAGGTAAAAATGTTCAGAGCAGAGTAGAGAATAAAATACAACAAGCTACATTCATTATAGAGCCTACTGCTACTACTATCTCTATTCCTGTAAAAGAAGAAGAGGTGGTTATAGAAGAGACTGTAAGTACTCCTTATCACATTATCGCATGTGCTTTTAGATCAGAACAAACTTCGCTATCGGAGGCTAAGAAACTACAGAAGAAAGGGTATGAAGGTGCAAAAGCACTATCTCGTACGAAGTATGGAGTATATCCTGTCTCTTATGGTAGCTATACGACTCAACAAGAGGCTCAACGAGAAATGAGAAAAATACATAATACTATCAATATTGATGCTTGGATTTTAGTACAATAA
- a CDS encoding DNA-processing protein DprA, translating to MLALQSTVGVGPITAKRLLDYFGSPKEVFLAKEKDVVAVHRIGSMLWQNLQDSNVLKRVEQELKNIEKYRLSCFDYTDSCYPTLLKECEDSPLLLFSTSPSISLDNRKVISFIGTRNPSKRGVDICTELVSDLKPYNPIIVSGLAYGVDITAHLVALECGLDTYAVLGHGLNRVYPDVHTAVARRIEAQGGACLSEFWVSSKVDRENFIQRNRIVAGMSQATIVVESAIKGGSMSTVTFANDYNRDVFAVPGRVGDIMSAGCNHLIQKNKAQLLTSAKEIVETLNWDAQAKAPKVIQPQLFLDLNPEEQLIVDFLSKHERELLDIIALSCSLPIYKVSSILLNLEMLGVVRPLPGKYFELL from the coding sequence ATGTTGGCATTACAATCTACTGTGGGAGTAGGGCCAATAACAGCTAAGCGGTTATTAGATTATTTTGGCTCTCCTAAAGAAGTCTTTTTAGCCAAAGAAAAGGATGTTGTAGCTGTACATCGCATTGGTAGTATGTTATGGCAGAATCTTCAAGATAGCAACGTTCTAAAAAGAGTAGAACAAGAGTTAAAGAATATTGAGAAGTATCGCTTGTCCTGTTTTGATTATACAGATAGTTGTTACCCTACTTTGTTGAAAGAGTGTGAGGATAGCCCTTTATTGTTGTTTAGTACATCTCCTAGTATCAGTTTAGACAATAGAAAGGTCATTAGTTTCATAGGTACTCGTAATCCTAGTAAGAGGGGTGTGGATATCTGTACAGAATTAGTAAGTGATCTGAAGCCATATAATCCTATTATTGTGAGTGGTCTAGCTTATGGCGTAGATATCACTGCACACTTAGTTGCTTTAGAATGTGGTTTAGATACTTATGCTGTTCTTGGACATGGATTGAATAGAGTTTATCCAGATGTTCATACGGCTGTAGCTAGGCGTATTGAAGCACAAGGTGGAGCTTGTCTATCTGAGTTCTGGGTAAGTAGTAAGGTAGATAGAGAGAACTTTATTCAGCGCAACCGTATTGTCGCCGGGATGTCTCAAGCGACTATTGTTGTAGAAAGTGCTATTAAGGGAGGCTCTATGTCCACAGTGACTTTTGCTAATGATTATAATAGAGACGTATTTGCAGTTCCTGGGAGAGTTGGTGATATTATGAGTGCAGGGTGCAATCATCTGATTCAAAAGAATAAAGCTCAATTATTAACTTCTGCTAAGGAGATTGTAGAAACTTTAAACTGGGATGCCCAAGCTAAAGCGCCTAAAGTTATTCAACCCCAACTGTTTCTTGATCTCAATCCTGAAGAACAATTGATTGTAGATTTTTTGAGTAAACACGAACGTGAGTTACTAGATATTATCGCACTCAGTTGTTCACTTCCGATTTATAAAGTAAGTAGTATCCTGCTTAATTTAGAAATGCTTGGAGTAGTAAGACCATTGCCAGGTAAGTATTTTGAACTACTATAG